From one Acinetobacter defluvii genomic stretch:
- a CDS encoding MobC family plasmid mobilization relaxosome protein, whose protein sequence is MTKKEVFKRQKEIKIRLTDEEHQALLDRCTTASLASWMRETCLSEKRTKQSKVIEVDPKLLRQLSGIGNNLNQIARLVNQQSKTSSAIDRIAIITALSGIERELQRLHNDHKNT, encoded by the coding sequence ATGACTAAAAAAGAAGTTTTCAAAAGACAAAAGGAAATCAAAATCCGTTTAACGGATGAAGAACATCAGGCTCTTTTAGACCGATGTACTACAGCTAGCCTTGCGAGTTGGATGCGTGAAACTTGTTTAAGTGAAAAACGTACAAAGCAAAGCAAAGTGATTGAAGTAGACCCAAAATTATTAAGACAACTTTCAGGCATTGGAAATAACCTAAATCAGATTGCTAGATTGGTTAATCAGCAAAGTAAAACAAGTTCAGCCATAGATCGTATAGCAATAATTACAGCTTTGTCAGGTATAGAGCGGGAGCTTCAGAGATTGCACAATGATCATAAAAATACATAG